A part of Diprion similis isolate iyDipSimi1 chromosome 12, iyDipSimi1.1, whole genome shotgun sequence genomic DNA contains:
- the LOC124413509 gene encoding m7GpppN-mRNA hydrolase has translation MAEHSIPLDILDDLSSRFIINVPEEERKDLVRICFQIELAHWFYLDFYCTEQNPKLKQCNMKEFATHIFQHIPFLKSHVPHIESVIDQWRDYKQNVPTYGAIVLNEDLTKVLLVQSYWAKSSWGFPKGKVNADEDPSHCAVREVLEETGFDISNLIDKNEYIESVINDQLVRLYIISGVQQDTKFQPKTRKEIKNVEWFALTDLPNNKKDMTPKVKTAFGPNAFYMVVPFVKRMKRWVQEKQQREKGVTATRRHRHKSLGDVESISKSKHQQQMIPQSAQNPHQASTSPGRSRRSTNDPRNTPMKGAFKRNLFGEPGEEYSPAMLAKQLIDSPQAQRETFGSPQNTEFYEETAMRPVSNPGKRGDKFYSTGNSKSQSFRVDKTGDKIFSQEYHNTQVKVSDGNIKSLLFGDAARKLPNTYDTPQLNSKSTSLSSSGGDRSKILPPVQSHATDMSLQFRAKAWTHFKFDKRAILNCL, from the exons ATGGCAGAGCACTCTATTCCTCTTGACATTCTTGACGACCTTAGCAG TCGATTCATCATCAACGTGCCGgaggaagaaaggaaagacCTAGTCAGAATTTGCTTTCAAATAGAATTGGCCCATTGGTTTTATCTGGACTTTTATTGCACGGAACAAAATCCAAAACTGAAACAATGTAATATGAAAGAATTTGCAACGCATATTTTCCAACATATTCCATTCCTGAAATCGCATGTCCCCCACATAGAGTCAGTCATTGACCAATGGAGAGATTACAAGCAAAACGTACCGACTTATGGAGCTATAGTACTAAATGAAGACCTGACCAAAGTTTTACTGGTTCAAAGTTACTGGGCTAAAAGTAGTTGGGGTTTCCCCAAGGGAAAAGTAAACGCAGATGAAGATCCATCTCACTGTGCAGTCAGGGAAGTTTTAGAGGAGACAGGATTTGATATATCAAATTTaatagataaaaatgaatacatCGAGTCTGTGATAAACGATCAACTTGTCAGACTTTACATTATATCAGGAGTTCAACAAGACACTAAGTTCCAGCCTAAAACGCGCAAGGAGATAAAGAATGTTGAGTGGTTCGCCCTGACTGATTTACCGAACAATAAAAAGGATATGACGCCTAAAGTGAAGACGGCGTTTGGACCAAATGCCTTTTACATGGTTGTCCCATTTGTCAA GCGCATGAAACGCTGGGTCCAAGAGAAGCAGCAACGAGAGAAAGGTGTAACTGCCACTAGGAGGCACAGACACAAATCCCTTGGAGATGTTGAATCTATTTCCAAAAGTAAACACCAGCAGCAAATGATTCCGCAATCTGCACAG AACCCACATCAAGCAAGTACATCACCTGGTCGTAGTCGAAGAAGTACCAATGACCCAAGAAATACGCCAATGAAAGGTGCGTTCAAGCGTAATTTGTTTGGTGAACCAGGTGAAGAATATTCCCCTGCAATGCTTGCTAAGCAATTGATCGACAGCCCTCAAGCTCAAAGAGAAACGTTCGGAAGCCCACAGAACACCGAATTCTATGAAGAAACAGCAATGCGCCCTGTATCCAATCCTGGTAAACGTggcgataaattttattccactGGTAATTCAAAATCCCAGAGTTTCAGAGTTGACAAGACAG gcgataaaatattttctcaagagTATCATAATACGCAAGTGAAAGTATCAGACGGAAATATAAAGTCACTTTTGTTCGGGGATGCAGCTCGTAAATTACCAAATACATATGACACCCCACAATTGAACTCGAAGTCGACTTCGTTATCATCGAGTGGTGGCGATCGTAGTAAAATCTTACCGCCAGTGCAAAGTCACGCGACTGATATGTCCTTGCAATTCCGTGCCAAAGCTTGGACGCATTTCAAGTTCGACAAAAGAGCAATACTTAACTGCTTATAA
- the LOC124413506 gene encoding ATP-dependent DNA helicase DDX11 — protein MEPPAEFLFPFPAYQIQKEFMNQLYMCLENGKLGIFESPTGTGKSLSIICGAVKWLLDHENYKKNDLMDKIAVLNMKLIEIDKEKSTDWFNMQVGQFEIQKEKQILQNKLDLILRYEEKMSKIKQKIIANGEKSYQKTKFARSASTNLIKDNEDERNNDSSDDHLILEDFSDCSDESDDESDRYESTKIYFCSRTHTQLSQFIGELKRSPYTDSVRLIPLASRMSYCINDSVKKLKHLTLVNERCLQLQRKKTTAKDERNVKKSKVTTSCPFLPGNQESLKTEILGSVKDVEDIVQIAKELETCAYYSSRNTIEDGHVIVVPYNSILHKSTRSSLGINLKGNVLIIDEAHNLLDAIERMHSAEVNGRNLLHSFNQLTQYQNRFESRLSAKNLLFVNQLSFCLKKLIKFLGGTSKSDPEDEIAEKDSRLYTLVEFEILAEIDTINLFQLMDFVKNSKLIYKLQNYIDKAGSTVTIHETRKKKTGVSGFLKSLQGTDLDAEDNPSNGNTKTIENQSNSFMVVINFLECLKNNSCDGRIFLLPASTLGQAALKFVLLNPAAHFADIVTDARAVILAGGTMEPISEFRDQLFASAGADPARIHIFSCGHVVPKENIMANVLTRGPSGVDLEFNYQNRENVKLLDEIGRILVNLCNIVPGGIVVFLPSYKYEVTVNKHLEATGILKKLSMKKHIFREPKLASEVEKTLEEYTKSIKSPQSPQNGSLLFSVIGGKLSEGLNFSDNLGRCIIVIGMPYPNIKSPELKEKIKFLNENTAPNAGNIFYENLCMKAVNQCIGRAIRHVKDYATVVLLDKRYTHKSKSLPKWIQNSLFVTDSFGITVRSMAKFFADKRKKDVSSV, from the exons ATGGAACCGCCtgcagaatttctttttccttttcctgcttatcaaattcaaaaagaGTTTATGAACCAGCTGTACATGTGCCTCGAGAATGGTAAACTAGGAATTTTTGAAAGTCCTACCGGAACAGGGAAATCTCTTTCAATTATTTGCGGGGCTGTTAAGTGGCTTCTAGACCATGAGAACTAcaagaaaaatgatttgatGGATAAGATAGCAGTATTGAACATGAAATTAATTGAGattgataaagagaaaagtaCAGATTGGTTTAATATGCAGGTTGGTCaatttgaaatacaaaaagaaaaacagatcCTTCAAAATAAATTGGATTTGATATTAAGATATGAggaaaaaatgtctaaaatAAAGCAAAAGATCATTGCCAATGGTGAAAAATCATaccagaaaacaaaattcgcCAGATCAGCGTCTACAAATTTAATTAAGGATAATGAAGACGAAAGAAATAATGACTCGTCTGATGACCATTTGATTTTGGAAGATTTTTCTGATTGTTCAGATGAATCGGACGATGAAAGTGATCGCTATGAGAGTaccaaaatatatttctgcTCCAGAACACATACACAGTTGTCTCAGTTCATTGGGGAATTAAAACGTAGCCCGTATAccgattccgttcgtttgataCCTTTAGCATCTAGAATGAGTTACTGCATAAACGACAGTGTTAAGAAGTTAAAACACCTCACTTTGGTAAATGAGAGGTGTTTGCAGTTACAGCGTAAAAAGACAACAGctaaagatgaaagaaatgttaaaaaatccaAGGTCACCACAAGCTGCCCCTTTTTACCTGGCAATCAGGAATCTCTGAAGACTGAAATCTTGGGTAGTGTGAAAGATGTAGAAGATATAGTCCAGATAGCCAAGGAACTTGAAACTTGTGCTTACTATTCGTCACGGAATACAATAGAGGATGGTCATGTTATCGTCGTACCATACAACTCGATTTTACACAAAAGCACGCGCTCAAGCTTGGGAATTAATCTTAAGGGAAATGTTCTAATCATAGACGAAGCCCATAACTTGTTGGATGCTATAGAACGAATGCACAGCGCTGAAGTAAATGGGAGAAATCTTTTGCATTCTTTCAATCAATTGACTCAGTATCAAAAcag ATTTGAGTCTCGGCTTTCAGCAAAGAatcttttatttgtaaatcagTTGAGTTTTTGCCTGAAGAAATTGATCAAGTTTCTTGGTGGAACAAGTAAATCTGACCCAGAGGATGAAATTGCTGAGAAAGATTCACGATTATACACACTGGTAGAATTTGAAATCCTTGCTGAAATAgatacaataaatttatttcaactgaTGGATTTTGTGAAGAATTCAAAACTGATATACAAACTCCAGAATTACATCGATAAAGCTGGGAGTACTGTAACCATTCatgaaactagaaaaaaaaagactggaGTTTCAGGTTTTCTAAAGAGTCTTCAAGGGACAGATTTGGACGCTGAGGACAACCCTTCAAATGGGAATACAAAAACAATAGAAAATCAATCTAATTCTTTCATGgttgtgattaattttttggaatGCCTGAAGAACAATTCTTGTGACGGACGCATATTCTTACTTCCTGCATCAACGTTAGGTCAAGCTGCACTAAAGTTTGTTCTCCTGAATCCTGCAGCCCATTTTGCAGACATCG tTACAGACGCAAGAGCAGTTATTCTGGCTGGTGGAACAATGGAACCTATATCTGAGTTCAGGGATCAATTATTTGCTAGCGCTGGGGCTGATCCTGCGAGAATTCACATATTCTCTTGCGGACATGTAGTTCCAAAGGAAAATATTATGGCAAATGTATTGACCAGAGGACCCAGTGGAGTTGATCTGGAATTCAATTACCAAAATCGAGAAAACGTCAAACTt ctaGATGAGATCGGCCGCATTTTAGTCAATCTCTGTAACATTGTGCCAGGTGGAATCGTCGTCTTTTTACCATCTTACAAGTATGAAGTAACAGTCAACAAGCATCTCGAAGCAACggggattttgaaaaagttatccaTGAAGAAGCATATCTTTCGGGAGCCTAAACTTGCTTCAGAA GTGGAGAAGACACTCGAAGAATATACGAAATCCATTAAAAGTCCCCAGAGTCCGCAGAATGGGTCATTATTATTCAGCGTGATCG GAGGCAAATTAAGTGAAGGACTCAACTTTTCGGACAACTTGGGACGTTGTATCATTGTGATTGGCATGCCGTATCCAAATATAAAATCGCCGGAGCTGAAGGAAAAGATCAAGTTCTTGAATGAGAATACG GCACCAAATGctggaaatatattttacgaaaatcTGTGCATGAAAGCCGTAAATCAGTGCATTGGGAGAGCTATACGTCACGTGAAGGATTATGCAACCGTCGTTTTACTTGATAAACGGTACACGCATAAATCGAAGTCATTGCCCAAATGGATACAGAATTCATTATTTGTCACTGATTCATTTGGCATAACTGTCCGCAGTatggcaaaattttttgctgacaaaagaaaaaaagatgtttCATCTGTATAG
- the LOC124413507 gene encoding BTB/POZ domain-containing protein 9, with protein sequence MSSHHHLSPSSGEIEHINFLSDDIGALYLSDDYSDVTLVVAGQRFNGHKVILAARSQYFRALLYGGLKESNQQEIELKGTTLPAFKGLLKYIYTGHMSLANQREEVILDILGLAHQYGFVDLETAVSDYLREILNIKNVCIIFDAARLYQLEFLSKVCHEYMDKHALEVIQHETFLQLSPGALNELIARNSFYAPEIDVFLAVQAWVKANPDMEAKDVVGQVRLGLIDLKDLLNIVRPTGLVSSEAILDAITERTQTKDSELNYRGRLLIDENVAHPRLGAQVLQGEMRSFLLDGDTHNYDMERGYTRHAITDSQAHGILIKLGTQCIINHVKMLLWDRDLRSYSYYLEVSMDQKDWVRVIDHTEYFCRSWQYLYFEERVVSYIRIVGTNNTVNKVFHVVSFEAYYTHQPVKLSKGFVVPIRNVATMERSASVTEGVSRSRNALLNGDTSNYDWDSGYTCHQLGSGAILIQLGQPYMIDSMRLLLWDCDERSYSYYIEVSGNSWDWEVVADKTKEACRSWQTLRFHPPRPVVFIRIVGTHNTANEVFHCVHFECPAQTEDEKAINSPTKRVKKSVGNTLNPLLPPPPETATEAVNIDNEDNSTDESLVGSVAF encoded by the exons ATGAGCTCACACCATCACCTGAGTCCTTCATCCGGTGAAATAGAACACATTAATTTTCTATCGGACGACATTGGTGCCTTGTACTTATCAGATGATTACTCAGATGTAACATTGGTTGTCGCTGGTCAACGGTTTAACGGTCACAAGGTGATCTTGGCTGCTCGAAGTCAATATTTTCGCGCGCTTTTGTATGGAGGATTAAAGGAGTCGAATCAacaagaaattgaattgaaaggaACCACTTTACCAGCTTTCAAAGGACTGCTTAAATACATTTACACCGGTCATATGTCTCTTGCCAATCAACGTGAAGAA GTAATCTTGGACATACTAGGTTTGGCACATCAGTATGGATTTGTAGATTTGGAAACAGCTGTCTCTGATTACTTGAGGGAAATTCTCAACATCAAAAATGTTTGTATTATATTCGATGCAGCTCGCCTATACcagcttgaatttttatctaaa gTATGTCATGAATACATGGACAAACATGCTCTCGAAGTTATACAGCACGAGACTTTTTTACAACTAAGCCCAGGTGCTTTGAATGAGCTGATAGCTCGAAATTCGTTCTATGCCCCAGAAATTGACGTGTTCTTAGCTGTGCAGGCTTGGGTAAAGGCAAACCCAGATATGGAAGCTAAGGATGTTGTAG GTCAGGTCAGACTAGGATTAATTGATCTAAAAGATTTATTGAATATCGTTCGACCGACTGGGCTGGTATCTTCTGAGGCTATTTTAGATGCAATTACAGAAAGAACACAAACAAAAGACTCTGAATTGAACTATCGTGGTCGTCTTCTGATCGACGAGAATGTAGCCCATCCCAGACTTGGTGCTCAAGTTTTGCAGGGTGAAATGCGTAGTTTTTTACTCGACGGTGACACCCACAATTACGACATGGAACGAGG GTACACTCGACATGCTATAACAGATTCTCAAGCACAcggaattttaattaaattggGAACGCAATGTATTATAAATCATGTAAAGATGCTTTTGTGGGATAGAGATCTGCGATCGTATTCATATTACTTGGAA GTATCGATGGACCAGAAAGATTGGGTTAGAGTAATTGACCATACAGAATACTTTTGCCGTAGCTGGCAGTACCTATACTTTGAGGAAAGAGTTGTCTCTTACATACGTATCGTTGGAACCAACAATACTGTAAACAAG GTATTTCATGTGGTCAGCTTCGAGGCATACTACACACACCAGCCAGTCAAGTTGTCTAAAGGTTTTGTTGTACCGATACGAAACGTTGCTACAATGGAGCGAAGTGCTAGTGTTACAGAAGGTGTCAGCAG GtctcgcaatgctttgttgaACGGCGATACATCCAATTATGATTGGGACAGCGGATACACATGCCATCAGCTTGGGTCTGGTGCCATTTTAATACAACTTGGACAACCATATATGATTGACTCTATGCG ATTGCTACTTTGGGATTGTGATGAACGTTCTTACTCATACTACATTGAAGTGTCTGGTAATTCATGGGACTGGGAGGTTGTTGCagataaaacaaaagaagCTTGTCGATCTTGGCAAACTCTTCGCTTTCATCCGCCAAGACCAGTTGTTTTCATTCGCATTGTTGGAACACACAACACTGCCAATGAA GTATTTCATTGCGTACATTTCGAATGTCCGGCACAAACAGAGGATGAAAAAGCTATCAACTCACCGACTAAGCGAGTTAAAAAATCAGTGGGAAACACTCTTAATCCCTTGCTGCCACCGCCACCAGAAACTGCAACTGAAGCTGTCAACATTGACAATGAAGACAACTCGACAGATGAATCGTTGGTTGGTTCTGTTgccttttaa
- the LOC124413511 gene encoding helix-loop-helix protein delilah-like isoform X1, with protein sequence MSGYNSLVDCQNRGEKYSLRPRIGDRTKLKIEPGKGEYVSASTNNSSSFQTSKINIKDNAKQKPALLSKYRRKTANARERSRMREINLAFETLRKAVPSYVPQLFCPGDGSNEKLTKITTLRLAMKYITRLTELLHNDESYITDECAELMEQHPIVFRDTDTCTLTALNYTSTYDVLTSPKYLNDGGSDGESLHSGSVTIDNIFESSTATLVPDVNFDFTESFFNPELG encoded by the exons ATGAGTGGATATAATTCTTTAGTAGATTGTCAAAatcgaggtgaaaaatatagCTTAAGACCACGCATTGGAGATCGtaccaaattgaaaattgaaccaGGTAAAGGGGAGTATGTATCGGCCAGTACGAATAACTCCTCCAGCTTTCAAACTAGTAAAATAAACATCAAGGATAATGCTAAACAAAAACCAGCATTGTTGAGTAAGTACAGAAGAAAAACAGCAAACGCTAGAGAACGTTCAAGAATGCGTGAAATCAATTTGGCGTTTGAAACATTAAGGAAGGCCGTACCGTCTTACGTGCCTCAATTATTTTGTCCA GGAGACGGATCTAATGAAAAGTTgacaaaaattacgacgctGCGTCTAGCTATGAAGTACATAACAAGGCTTACTGAATTATTACACAACGATGAATCCTACATCACTGACGAATGTGCTGAACTTATGGAGCAGCATCCAATCGTTTTTCGTGACACTGACACATGCACTCTCACTGCATTGAATTATACATCTACTTATGATGTTCTTACCTCCCCAAAATATCTCAAT GATGGTGGTAGTGACGGAGAAAGTTTGCATTCAGGATCGGTGACAATAGATAACATATTTGAAAGCTCCACCGCGACTTTGGTGCCGGATGTGAATTTTGACTTTAcagaaagttttttcaatccaGAGCTGGGTTAG
- the LOC124413511 gene encoding helix-loop-helix protein delilah-like isoform X2: MSGYNSLVDCQNRGEKYSLRPRIGDRTKLKIEPGKGEYVSASTNNSSSFQTSKINIKDNAKQKPALLSKYRRKTANARERSRMREINLAFETLRKAVPSYVPQLFCPGDGSNEKLTKITTLRLAMKYITRLTELLHNDESYITDECAELMEQHPIVFRDTDTCTLTALNYTSTYDVLTSRWW; encoded by the exons ATGAGTGGATATAATTCTTTAGTAGATTGTCAAAatcgaggtgaaaaatatagCTTAAGACCACGCATTGGAGATCGtaccaaattgaaaattgaaccaGGTAAAGGGGAGTATGTATCGGCCAGTACGAATAACTCCTCCAGCTTTCAAACTAGTAAAATAAACATCAAGGATAATGCTAAACAAAAACCAGCATTGTTGAGTAAGTACAGAAGAAAAACAGCAAACGCTAGAGAACGTTCAAGAATGCGTGAAATCAATTTGGCGTTTGAAACATTAAGGAAGGCCGTACCGTCTTACGTGCCTCAATTATTTTGTCCA GGAGACGGATCTAATGAAAAGTTgacaaaaattacgacgctGCGTCTAGCTATGAAGTACATAACAAGGCTTACTGAATTATTACACAACGATGAATCCTACATCACTGACGAATGTGCTGAACTTATGGAGCAGCATCCAATCGTTTTTCGTGACACTGACACATGCACTCTCACTGCATTGAATTATACATCTACTTATGATGTTCTTACCTCCC GATGGTGGTAG